In Pseudopipra pipra isolate bDixPip1 chromosome 5, bDixPip1.hap1, whole genome shotgun sequence, the following proteins share a genomic window:
- the LOC135414404 gene encoding mitochondrial ribosome and complex I assembly factor AltMIEF1, translating to MAAWSRGAVLALYRALLRRGRALRYTDRDFYLATVRREFRRNQGLQRPEDKERQLEKGQAFLQSGLGGLV from the coding sequence ATGGCCGCGTGGTCCCGCGGGGCGGTGCTGGCGCTGTACCGGGCCCTGCTGCGCCGCGGCCGCGCCCTGCGCTACACCGACCGCGACTTCTACCTGGCCACCGTCCGCCGCGAGTTCCGCCGCAACCAGGGGCTGCAGCGCCCGGAGGACAAGGAaaggcagctggagaaggggcAGGCGTTCCTGCAGAGCGGGCTTGGCGGCCTGGTGTAG
- the MGAT3 gene encoding beta-1,4-mannosyl-glycoprotein 4-beta-N-acetylglucosaminyltransferase isoform X2, giving the protein MKMRRHKLFLTLCMAGLCLISFLHFLKALSYVTFPRELASLSPNLVSSFFWNNAPVTPQVSPEPGGAEFLRTPLYSHSPLLQPLPPSRASEELHKVEFVLPEDTTEYFVRTKAGGICFKPGTKVLEKPPVGGRLEERADGAASGRPVRKPLSTSGAKRRKWVECMCLPGWHGPSCGVPTVVQYSNLPTKDRLVPREIPRRVINAINVNHEFDLLDVRFHELGDVVDAFVVCESNFTAYGEPRPLKFREMLLNGSFDYIRHKVLYVFLDHFPPGGRQDGWIADDYLRTFLTRDGVSRLHNLRPDDVFIIDDADEIPARDGVLFLKLYDGWTEPFAFHMRKSLYGFFWKQPGTLEVVSGCTMGMLQAVYATDGIRLRRREYYTMPGFRQYENSTGHILVQWSLGSPLHFAGWHCSWCFTPEGIYFKLVSAQNGDFPRWGDYEDKRDLNYIRELIRTGGWFDGTTQEYPPADPKEQMYAPKYLLKNYQRFRYLLENPYQKAEGAG; this is encoded by the coding sequence ATGAAGATGAGACGCCATAAGCTCTTTCTGACTCTCTGCATGGCTGGTCTCTGCCTCATCTCCTTCTTGCACTTCCTCAAGGCCCTTTCCTATGTCAccttccccagggagctggCTTCGCTTAGTCCCAATCTCGTCTCCAGCTTCTTCTGGAACAATGCCCCTGTCACACCTCAGGTCAGCCCTGAGCCAGGGGGTGCAGAGTTCCTCCGCACACCCTTGTACTCTCACTCCCCCttgctccagcccctgcctcccagcagagccagcGAAGAGCTGCACAAAGTTGAGTTCGTGCTGCCAGAAGACACAACAGAATACTTTGTCCGTACCAAAGCTGGTGGCATTTGCTTTAAACCAGGCACCAAGGTGTTGGAGAAACCACCCGTGGGAGGTCGGCTGGAGGAGCGAGCGGATGGCGCGGCCTCGGGGCGGCCGGTTCGCAAGCCACTGAGCACCAGCGGAGCCAAGCGGCGCAAGTGGGTGGAGTGCATGTGCTTGCCGGGCTGGCACGGCCCCAGCTGCGGCGTCCCCACTGTGGTCCAGTACTCCAACCTGCCCACCAAGGACCGCCTCGTGCCTCGGGAGATCCCCCGGCGGGTCATCAACGCTATCAACGTCAACCACGAGTTTGACCTGCTGGACGTCCGCTTCCACGAGCTGGGTGACGTGGTGGATGCTTTCGTGGTGTGTGAGTCAAACTTCACAGCCTATGGAGAGCCACGGCCCCTCAAGTTCCGTGAGATGCTCCTCAACGGCTCCTTTGACTACATCCGCCACAAGGTGCTCTATGTCTTTCTGGACCACTTTCCCCCCGGCGGCCGCCAGGACGGCTGGATTGCTGACGACTACCTACGTACCTTTCTCACCCGGGATGGCGTCTCTCGCCTCCACAACCTGCGCCCGGATGACGTCTTCATCATTGATGATGCTGATGAGATCCCGGCCCGTGATGGCGTGCTCTTCCTCAAGCTCTATGACGGCTGGACAGAGCCCTTCGCCTTTCACATGCGCAAGTCACTCTATGGCTTCTTCTGGAAGCAGCCAGGCACCTTGGAGGTGGTCTCAGGCTGCACCATGGGGATGCTCCAGGCTGTCTATGCTACTGACGGGATACGATTGCGACGCCGTGAGTACTACACCATGCCTGGTTTTCGGCAGTATGAGAACAGCACAGGACATATCCTGGTGCAGTGGTCGCTGGGCAGCCCCCTCCACTTTGCTGGCTGGCACTGCTCCTGGTGTTTCACCCCTGAGGGGATCTACTTCAAACTGGTGTCAGCCCAGAATGGGGACTTCCCCCGCTGGGGTGACTATGAGGATAAACGAGACCTCAATTATATCCGGGAGCTGATCCGGACTGGTGGCTGGTTTGATGGTACTACGCAGGAGTATCCCCCTGCTGACCCCAAGGAGCAGATGTACGCTCCCAAGTACCTGCTGAAGAACTACCAGCGGTTCCGCTACTTGTTGGAGAACCCCTACCAAAAAGCAGAGGGTGCTGGGTGA